Part of the Candidatus Abyssobacteria bacterium SURF_5 genome, ATGCCGGCGACATCTTTTAAGACGAACCCAAGAAGAATGAGGAGAAACACCGGCAAAACGATTACCCAGAATATCTCTTGCCGTACGCGGAGGAACATTCGCGCGTTGGCAAGATAAAGCTGAAAGACGCTTTTCATTTACTGCATCCTCACTAAGTTCCGTCGGACTGTTTGCGCGCGGTGGCTGCAGCGGAAACCTTATCATCATACCATATCTGCTGCAATGCCGCACAAGCTGGTTGAGATTCCTGGATTTGCGTAAGTGCTTGGACTATCAGCGAATTGGTTGTGCTCTAACCGGATGAGCATGTATAATGAAATGTGTTGCTCTCGCGGGATTCCGCTGCACAAGGGTCGACGGGGAAAGTTTTTGGGCTGGATAATAAAACTGGTGCGACAGGACAAGGACTTGCATCTTTCCGTGCCGACACTGATCAGGAAACAGGGCCTTTTCATAATCCTGCCAATAATCGCCTTTACCTATTTTTCCTGGGGCTCGGGCATAGGCGCCAGGTACTTCGATGAAGGGTATTTTCTTTATGGCGCCGACTGCATCTTACACGGGTTGGTGCCCTATCGCGATTTCTTCACCATTTATTTTCCGGGACAAATCTACCTGCTTGCCCTGATATTCAAACTATTCGGCGATACTCTTTTCGTAGAGCGGGTTTTCAGCGTCATTGTTTTCTCGTTCCTTGCGACGATTGTGTTTATCACAGCAAAAAGAATGGGTGCTATGCAACTGGCTCTCATTTCGTGGCTGCTGGCATTCCTGTGGTTTGGTGCATTCGGTTTTCTGTACTTTGCCACTCCTGCGCCAACCGCTTTGGTTTTCAGCCAGTTGAGTTGCCTGTTTTTCCTGGACTTCCTTTCGTCATCGCACAAGAAAAGTCTCTTCTTTGCCGGAATTTTCGCCGCGATTACGGCCCTCTTCAGGCAGGATTTCGGTCTCTACCTGATTCTTTCATCGACGGCAGTTGGACTGGTGTTCATTTTTCGGTCGGTCCGTTCTCGGGGGAGGGAACCCGCCGCCGCGTTTTACGAAATGATGGGATTCGGCCATTATTTTTTCGCCTTCTTGCTTCTGTTTGTTCCGGCCGGCCTTTTCTTCTTCATCAAGGCGCCGCTCGAAGATCTGCTTTTTGACCTTGTTCAATGGCCCCTTGTAATCCAGCCTCGATTCATTTCCATCCCATATCCGCCGCCGCTGCCTGACCTTTACCCGCTGTTGAGCGGAGAACAATCCGCGGGCTCATATTTGACTAAAACGCTCCTCAGGGTTCCCTTTTATTTTTCAATTATGATTTTTGCGTCAGCCCTCCTGCTCTTGATTAAGCTGCCGGAGCAGCTGTCGCGATGGAACGTTTCCTTCATCCTCATCCTGGGGCTGTTTTATCTGAATCTTGCCAGAGAACGGTCAGACCTGGCTCATTTGTATCCGGCGACGATCCAGGCGGCTATCCTTCTCCCCGCGCTGCTTTCGCGCAAAAACGGCGGCGGAAGAAGAGCGATCTTTCTCCGGACGATTGTTTTGGTTGTATCCCTCCTGATGATCGGTTCGCTTGCTCTGCATGGGTGGCGGTCTCTCCCGGTCTCGACCAATGGCTTGATCTCACCTCAGTTGCGGCGAGCCCGCGGGCTATACCTGCATCCGGCAACCGCCGGGAATCTGGAGCTGGCGGTGAAATTCATCCGTTCTCATTCCTCAGAAGACGAAAGAATATTTGTGGGAAACTATCGTCATGACGTGAGTACCATGAACGACATCATGTTTTACTTTTTCTCTGAGCGCCAGTCGGCGACAAAGTATCACGCAATCGGACTGGGTCTGGGAACGCTCCAAAAGGTGCAGGAAGTGATCGTTCGGGACCTGGACCGCCACGCAAACTACATCGTTATTTGGACCGCCTCGAAAAACCATTTGACGGCTGAAACATCTCAGGGAGTCCTGCTCGTGGATGAGTACATTCGGGCTCACTATCAGCCCATCCGGAGGTTTGGCGATTACCTTGTTCTGCGCAGGAGAAGCATCTGAATTCGCAGTGGGCTATCTTTATGTTTCCAATGATCGATGAGCAGATTGAAATGAAGAAGGCCGATGATCGGCCTGATAGGGCAGGCTGGAACTCAAGGCGTATTTATTTTAGCGTCGTCGGAATTCTCCTGCTCGCATTCCTTGTCACGGCCCTTTTTTACAGTTTCTCAGTGCCGATTTTCGAGGCTCAGGATGAAAGCGGCCATTTCTTTTACATCAAGTATTTTGCTGATCATCTAAAACTGCCCGATTATCGCGACAGCAGTGATCTTGAAGCCGCGGGATATCAATCTCACCAGCTGCCGCTATACTACTTTGTCCATGGGCTCATCTTGAAAATGATGGCGGATACCGATCTCGAATTTGAGTTTTATCCGAATCCTCTCAGGAGCCAGGGCTTGCCCGCGCTGTATTTTCATAACGCGCCCGGTGAAAAGTTTCCGTTTGCCGGGCCCTACAGAATTGTCCATCTCCTGCGTTTGCTAAACATATTCACGGGCGCATTGACCCTTCTTGTCATATATCAAATCCTTCGGCGGATGTTTCCGCCTGACAATCCTTGGCCCATTGCCGGAACGGCGTTTGTTGGGTTTCTTCCTCAATACACGTATCTTTCGGCAACGGTCAATAATGATATTGCTGCGGTTTTGTTTACAAGCCTGAGCCTGCTTTTCTTGACAAGATTCCTGTTGTCTGATGGAGCGCCTCTGCGACAGGTGTTGCTGATGGGGGTTTTCGTGTCGCTGGCTTTGCTGAGCAAGCAGTTGGCGCTGTTTCTTGTTCCGGTCGCATACGTGGCAGTCTCCTTGAAAGGGGATCTGCGTCAAAAAATCCTGAATTGGTCGGCTCTATCTGCGGCGCTCGCTCTGCTGGCCGGCTGGTACTATTTCCGCAATTATCTCCTTTTTGGAGATCCTTTGCTGCGGCACGTCCAGGAGAGCGAGCTTTTCCCGATTCTCGTCCAGCGGAAGACGCTGCCCCAGTTCCTCACCTATTTCTGCAATTATTTCTTTCAGCACTTCATCCGGAGCTTCTTCGGATCGTTCGGCTACATGACCGTCTGGATGTCATGGAATCTCTATCTCTTCTATTCGCTGGCGGCAGGTGTCGGATTAGCTGTGTTTGCGGCCGGTCTTCTAGACGCTGAATTCAGGCGGCGATTCAGCAGGAAAATGAAGATGCCGCTCGTCGTATTTACGCTGGCGATCATCGTACTTATGACCCAGATACTGGCCGTGAATCTCGTGTATTCACAGCCGCAGGGGAGATGGGCATTCGGCGCGCTTGGCATTCTCGCTGTTTTTTGGGCATTGGGAATGGAGCGCTTGACGGCATCTTCACATCAATGGAAAGCCGTTGTCGCGGTAAGTGTAGTGTTCTTTCTTGTGAACCTGCACGTGCTGCAGCATACCGTTAGAAAAGCGTTTCCTGCAATGCCTGCAGTTGTGGACGTTATCCAAAATCAGTATCAGTCACATGTGGGCGAGCTGAGAATGGGGATGGTCGTAGCGCAAACTTTCCGCAGCGCCATCAGCGGCCTGGACCGGGTGGCGGTCCGGTTCACCACGTTTGGCCAATATGTTAATTCGCATATTGTTTTTCATCTGCGGGATGCCGAGAAGCCGGACCAGGATATCGCCATGATACAAATTCCCGCCGCTCATGTGAAGAATGAAACGTTTCACATCTTCACTTTTAATCCTCAACCCGACTCAAAAGGGAGAGCATACATCTTTTATATTGAATCGCCCAACGCCCAGAAAGGGGATGCAATCAGTCTTTACTACACGGAGTTCGATTCGTATCCCGGCGGGCGCGCATTCTTCAATGGTAAGCCCCTACGCGGAGATCTGACTTTTGTCACTGGCGGGTCTTCATGAAGGTCAGTATCACGTTAGACACTGGAGGAAAGAATGAGTGATTGGAAGAAAACCACCTGCGTTCTATGCGCGGTAAACTGCGGACTGGAAGTGCAAACAGACGGGAACCTCATCAGCAATGTCCGTCCCGATAAAGAGTCGCCCCGCAGCCAGGGCTATGCCTGCCGAAAGGGGCTATCGATCGCGCACTTCCAAAATAACACTCAGCGGCTGAAGCGTCCTTTGAAACGAGTGAGCGGTTCTTTCGAGGAGATCAGTTGGGAGCAGGCGATCGATGAAATATCGGCGAAGCTCGAGCAATTAATCGCTCGTCACGGGCCCAAGTGCCTGGCTTATATGGGGGGCGGGGGACAGGGATGCCATTTCGAGGCAGCCTTTGGAACGCGCCTGCTCCGGGGGCTGGGTTCTCGCTATCACTATTCCGCTCTCGCCCAGGAATTGACCGGCTTCTTTTATGTGCAGGGTGAGGCATATGGCCGGCAGTACATCCATCCGTTTCCTGATATTGAGAAAACGGATATTCTCGTACTCTGGGGCAGCAATGCATGGCGCAGTCACGGCATGAACCGCGCGCGGCCGGAGCTCATGCGGATGGCTAAAGATCCTAATAAGTTACTGATTGTAATCGATCCCTGCAAGACCGATACCGCCGCCCGAGCCAATATTCACCTGGCCCCCCGGCCGGGGACGGACACCCTGCTGCTGAAGGCAATGATAGCCATTCTTCTTGACGACAGGATCTATGATGAGGAATTTGTGCAGGATCATGCAGCCGGATTCGGCGAAATCCTGCGCTTGTTCGGGAAATTTGATATTACCGCAGCGCTCGAAGTGTGCGGGCTTGATGAAGACAAGGTTCGCCATCTCGTTCATCTTCTGGCGGGCAACACGTGCAGCTTCCGATCGGATCTGGGTCTGCTCATGGGCCGCAATAGCACCCTCAATTCCTATTTCGAAATGATCTTGCTGAGCCTGCTGGGAGTGCTCGGACGACGCGGCGGAAACGTTTTCCTGGGACACATGGTTCCTCTGGGGACACACACTCCTGTTGAGAGTCCCGACAATTGGCGGACGGTAGCGACCAATTTTCCTGCGATAATGGGTGTTTATCCTCCGAACGTAATGCCGGAGGAAATTCTGAGTGAGGATCCCGAGCGGCTTCGAGCGGTAATCGTCAGCGGCTCCAATCCGCTGCGAATGTATGCCGATACCAGCGCCTATGAGCTAGCTTTCAAACATCTTGATCTGCTAGTGACAGTCGAAGTGGCGATGACCGAAACCGCCGCCCTTTCGCATTACGTACTGCCAGCCAAATCAGCGTATGAGAAATGGGACGGCTCGTTCTTTTCCTGGAAATTTCCCGAATACTATTTTCATTTGCGGCGGCCTGTCTGCGCGCCGCTTGGCGAGCCGAAAGAGGAGGCGGAAATCTATACTCGACTCGCGGATTCGCTGGGATTGATCCCGCAGATTCCTCCCGAACTGGAACGGGCTGCGGCCGGCGATCGAGCCGATTTCGCTGGGGCCTTGATGAACTTCCTGGCGGAGAATCCGAAATCCGCCGAGATGCTGCCGTTTATCCTTGCAAAAACGCTGGGAAAAACACTCGGTTCAGCGGCACTATCGCTCCTGTGGGGGATCCTCTTCCGACATTGCCAGAGCGGGTCGATCGGGCTCGAGAGGGCGGGCTATAAGCTTTCGCCGAATCTTGCCAACCAGCTCTTTGACAACCTGATGCAAACGCCCGGCGACCTTCTCATTTCCGTGCAGGATGTCGAGACCAATCTTCTCAGCAGCATAAGAACGAGCGACAAGAAAGTTCACCTTCATATTCCGGCGCTCGACGAGTGGGTTGAACGGATAACGCCCGAGATTGAGCGGAATGCGCTGCAGAATTCGGAATTTCCCTTGGTCCTGGCGGCGGGCGAACGAACAGATTTCAATGCGAACTCGCTCATGCGGAACCCCGAATGGACCGGCGGGGTGCGGGCTTGCACGGTCAAAATTCATCAAGAGGACGCAGAGCGGCTTGGGTTGCGGACCGGCGCACCGGCAACTGTTGAAACGGCCGCGGGGAAAATCGTTTTGCCGGTGGAGATCTCCGATGTCCCACATCCCGGAATGGCGATCATCCCGCACGGCTTCGGGCTTGATTATGAGGGAAGCGTTGACGGCGCCAACGTGAATTACCTCGCTCCGGCTCGGAATCGCGATCCCGTTGCGGGGACGCCTCTGCATAAGTATATACCGTGTAGAATATCGGCTGGATGATTTGTATCGTTCTGACAGCGAGGCTTGTTCCAAAATGGTCTGGGCTTCCAGGGGCTCAGGCAAGTGGTGCTGATCTCATGATGCCATTTCGGAAATCGCGTCCCACGCGTTATCGATTGCCTCATTCGTTTTCAAAATGTGAAAGAGGAAGTGGCGCGTCATCGCTCCGGATTTCTCCTCGGCTTCCAGCATTTTCCAAATCGCCGTAGTCTTCATGCTTTTTGAACATGCTTCCATGACGGAGGCATCGGACGCGTCAGCATGCTGGGCCGCGTATTCCCCGAGAAATGTTCCCGCCTCATATCCCAGACTGAGACTGCTCAGGATTCCCGATCCGCCGCTCGCGCCGACCTGCCCGGCTGCATCGCCCACGAGAATCAGTCCCGGCCGCACAAAATCCTGCAGAAGACCTCCGAAGATACACCTGTCAGTACTGGTCAATACGGGGGAAGCGTTTCGCAGGCGCTCCCGCAGAACCGGGTGCTCCTCACGATGGCGTTCCCATGCCGCTCGAAGGTCGGCTTCTGTGACGCCAGGCGATGTTTCCCAATACACGATCCCGCAGTCGGCGCAGGTCCTGCCTTTCGGAAACAGCCAAAGCGCGCCCGCCGGCTCGGTTAACAGGAAGAACTCGAGCACGTCCTCATCCGGTATATCCGCGCCTTCGACTACGGCCTTAAAGGCGGGGCAGGCAGTGGGCGCGGCAAACCTGCTCTGCCGGCCTACTCTCGAGTTCCAGCCATCGGCTGCGATTACCGCTTTACTGGTTATATCCGCAGTCTGCCCAAGCTGAGAGCACTTTACCCCGACAACCCGCTCACGTTCATCAAGAAGCACACCCTTAACCTCTGTGTTCAACCGAAGC contains:
- a CDS encoding molybdopterin dinucleotide-binding protein, yielding MSDWKKTTCVLCAVNCGLEVQTDGNLISNVRPDKESPRSQGYACRKGLSIAHFQNNTQRLKRPLKRVSGSFEEISWEQAIDEISAKLEQLIARHGPKCLAYMGGGGQGCHFEAAFGTRLLRGLGSRYHYSALAQELTGFFYVQGEAYGRQYIHPFPDIEKTDILVLWGSNAWRSHGMNRARPELMRMAKDPNKLLIVIDPCKTDTAARANIHLAPRPGTDTLLLKAMIAILLDDRIYDEEFVQDHAAGFGEILRLFGKFDITAALEVCGLDEDKVRHLVHLLAGNTCSFRSDLGLLMGRNSTLNSYFEMILLSLLGVLGRRGGNVFLGHMVPLGTHTPVESPDNWRTVATNFPAIMGVYPPNVMPEEILSEDPERLRAVIVSGSNPLRMYADTSAYELAFKHLDLLVTVEVAMTETAALSHYVLPAKSAYEKWDGSFFSWKFPEYYFHLRRPVCAPLGEPKEEAEIYTRLADSLGLIPQIPPELERAAAGDRADFAGALMNFLAENPKSAEMLPFILAKTLGKTLGSAALSLLWGILFRHCQSGSIGLERAGYKLSPNLANQLFDNLMQTPGDLLISVQDVETNLLSSIRTSDKKVHLHIPALDEWVERITPEIERNALQNSEFPLVLAAGERTDFNANSLMRNPEWTGGVRACTVKIHQEDAERLGLRTGAPATVETAAGKIVLPVEISDVPHPGMAIIPHGFGLDYEGSVDGANVNYLAPARNRDPVAGTPLHKYIPCRISAG
- a CDS encoding FAD-dependent oxidoreductase; the encoded protein is MKKSDYDVIVVGAGVAGLAAAVASARADATTLVLDAASEVASKVKGEVIKQNYSVIEKILQQPMPRSMIHGISKRRRIFSPSCEKNMLVNKAEASLIIEYRPLVFGIARACVGAGAELRLNTEVKGVLLDERERVVGVKCSQLGQTADITSKAVIAADGWNSRVGRQSRFAAPTACPAFKAVVEGADIPDEDVLEFFLLTEPAGALWLFPKGRTCADCGIVYWETSPGVTEADLRAAWERHREEHPVLRERLRNASPVLTSTDRCIFGGLLQDFVRPGLILVGDAAGQVGASGGSGILSSLSLGYEAGTFLGEYAAQHADASDASVMEACSKSMKTTAIWKMLEAEEKSGAMTRHFLFHILKTNEAIDNAWDAISEMAS